From the genome of Desulfonatronum thiosulfatophilum, one region includes:
- the pheA gene encoding prephenate dehydratase: protein MSQNNSQPSLSEETPTRMSELRQGIDAVDRELLTLLNRRAAFSLEVGRLKRDQKDIIFKPFREKELLTKLIAANPGPLPEEHLRTIYREILSSSRRLQRPQTIVYLGPEGTFSYFAGVEYLGHSGEFRPKPTLHEVFTAIVRKEAELGVIPLENSLQGTVGQSLDLFLQFEVHVQAEIYCKISHALLSTARQMADVKRVYSHPQALEQCSAWLRAQLPTAGIVPAESTAAAARRVLEEPDSAAIGHVRLGQMLGLTALAQRIEDQPDNWTRFLVIGSVPAGTGNQDKTSILFTLPDKPGSLAAVLNLLAREGINMKKLESRPFRGEKWKYVFFVDLECDISREEYQRVLADLRDNCHTLRILGSYPSGPYLDVSADT from the coding sequence ATGAGCCAGAACAACAGCCAGCCATCCCTCTCCGAAGAAACTCCTACCCGGATGAGCGAACTGCGGCAGGGGATCGACGCCGTGGACCGTGAGCTTCTGACCCTCCTGAACCGCCGGGCGGCCTTCAGCCTGGAGGTCGGACGGCTGAAGCGGGACCAGAAGGACATCATCTTCAAACCCTTTCGCGAGAAGGAACTCCTGACCAAACTGATCGCGGCCAATCCCGGCCCGCTTCCGGAAGAGCACCTGCGTACCATCTACCGGGAAATCCTCTCCTCCTCCCGCCGTTTGCAGCGACCGCAAACCATCGTTTACCTCGGCCCCGAAGGCACGTTTTCCTACTTCGCCGGAGTGGAATACCTCGGCCACAGCGGGGAATTCCGGCCCAAGCCGACCCTGCATGAAGTCTTCACGGCCATCGTGCGCAAGGAAGCCGAACTGGGCGTGATCCCCCTGGAAAATTCCCTGCAGGGCACCGTCGGACAGAGCCTGGACCTGTTTCTGCAGTTCGAGGTCCATGTTCAGGCGGAAATCTACTGCAAGATCAGCCACGCCCTGCTCTCCACGGCCCGGCAGATGGCCGACGTGAAACGGGTCTATTCCCATCCCCAGGCCCTGGAGCAATGTTCCGCCTGGCTGCGCGCCCAGTTGCCCACGGCCGGCATCGTACCCGCGGAAAGCACGGCCGCCGCGGCCCGCCGGGTCCTGGAGGAACCGGACAGTGCCGCCATCGGCCATGTCCGCCTCGGCCAAATGCTCGGCCTGACCGCCCTGGCCCAGCGCATCGAGGATCAGCCGGACAACTGGACCCGATTTCTGGTCATCGGTTCCGTCCCGGCCGGAACGGGCAATCAGGACAAGACGTCCATCCTGTTCACCCTGCCGGACAAGCCCGGTTCCTTGGCCGCAGTCCTGAACCTGCTGGCCCGGGAAGGCATCAACATGAAAAAACTGGAATCACGCCCATTTCGCGGCGAGAAATGGAAGTACGTCTTTTTCGTGGACCTGGAATGCGACATCAGCCGTGAGGAATACCAGCGGGTTCTGGCTGACCTGCGCGATAACTGCCATACCCTGCGGATTCTGGGCAGTTACCCGTCGGGTCCCTACCTGGACGTTTCCGCCGACACATGA
- a CDS encoding 3-dehydroquinate synthase II family protein has protein sequence MPQVWFKAVPFDKTSVTLALESGVDALIAPADRVDEIRALGRVQVLAENEMETICLEQKADEEQAVHCLRTQGKVLLRLGWEIIPVENILAQGNGLGVEVASLDQARLAAGILERGVDFVVVLPEAVQELKAIVAALKLSEGRLDLDTARIEEITPVGLGHRVCVDTCSLLRTGQGMLVGNSSAFTFLVHAETEDNPYVAARPFRINAGAVHAYTLLPRDRTAYLGEISAGREVLVVDAQGRTSLAVVGRAKIEIRPLILIVAVCGERRGTIFLQNAETIRLVRPDGTPVSVVALAPGDEVLCRLDTAGRHFGMAISEEISEA, from the coding sequence ATGCCCCAAGTCTGGTTTAAAGCCGTTCCCTTCGACAAGACCTCCGTGACTTTGGCCCTGGAATCCGGAGTGGACGCCCTGATTGCTCCCGCGGACCGGGTTGACGAGATCAGGGCCCTGGGCCGCGTTCAGGTCCTGGCCGAGAACGAAATGGAAACAATCTGTCTGGAACAGAAGGCCGACGAAGAACAGGCCGTGCACTGCCTGCGCACCCAGGGCAAGGTCCTGCTGCGTCTCGGCTGGGAGATCATTCCCGTAGAAAACATTCTGGCCCAGGGTAATGGGCTGGGCGTGGAGGTTGCATCCCTGGACCAGGCCCGACTCGCCGCGGGGATCCTGGAACGCGGCGTTGATTTCGTGGTTGTCCTGCCCGAAGCAGTGCAGGAATTGAAAGCCATCGTGGCCGCCTTGAAACTCTCCGAGGGCCGCCTGGACCTGGACACGGCCCGGATCGAGGAGATCACGCCCGTGGGCCTGGGCCACCGGGTCTGCGTGGACACCTGCTCTTTGCTGCGCACCGGCCAGGGCATGCTGGTGGGCAATTCCAGCGCCTTCACCTTCCTGGTCCATGCCGAAACCGAAGACAATCCCTATGTCGCGGCCAGACCGTTCCGTATCAATGCCGGCGCCGTGCATGCCTACACCCTGCTGCCCCGCGACCGGACCGCCTATCTCGGCGAAATTTCCGCCGGAAGGGAAGTGCTGGTCGTGGACGCCCAGGGCCGGACATCCTTGGCCGTGGTCGGCCGCGCCAAGATTGAAATCCGCCCCCTGATCCTGATTGTCGCGGTATGCGGCGAACGCAGGGGGACGATCTTCCTGCAAAACGCGGAAACCATCCGCCTGGTGCGTCCTGACGGGACCCCGGTCAGCGTGGTGGCTCTGGCTCCCGGCGACGAGGTGCTGTGCCGCCTGGACACGGCGGGACGCCATTTCGGCATGGCCATTAGCGAGGAGATCAGCGAAGCATGA
- a CDS encoding prephenate dehydrogenase/arogenate dehydrogenase family protein produces MTSLTAPPAGTGSRAVDRISRCCVIGSGGRMGGLFVARLRKAVIETAGLDQPLEAPLLAEVLPSQDLVLLAVPAPAMEEVLVKCAPHCRPDAILVDICSVKVQPLRLMLQYHPGPVVGTHPLFGQDPGEAPRVAVVPGRDDQATQTVSSVLEDLGFQTFPTTAETHDRAMAAIQGLNFVTTAAYLAALAGDDGLRDFLTPSFERRLEAARKMLTEDAALFADLFEANPYSQDAVRQFRSHLNIAAGGDVDVLAQRAGWWWRSS; encoded by the coding sequence ATGACATCATTGACGGCTCCGCCGGCCGGCACGGGCAGCCGCGCCGTCGACCGGATCTCACGTTGCTGCGTGATCGGTTCGGGCGGACGGATGGGCGGCCTGTTCGTTGCCCGACTCCGGAAGGCCGTAATCGAGACTGCCGGGCTGGATCAGCCCCTGGAAGCCCCGCTTCTGGCCGAGGTGTTGCCCAGCCAGGATCTCGTGCTCCTGGCCGTTCCCGCGCCGGCCATGGAAGAGGTCCTGGTGAAATGCGCCCCGCATTGCAGGCCAGATGCCATTCTGGTGGATATCTGCTCCGTGAAGGTCCAACCCCTGCGCCTGATGCTGCAATATCACCCGGGACCCGTGGTGGGCACGCATCCCCTGTTCGGTCAGGATCCGGGCGAAGCGCCGCGCGTCGCCGTGGTCCCTGGCCGCGACGATCAGGCAACGCAAACAGTCTCCTCGGTGCTGGAAGACCTCGGGTTTCAGACCTTCCCCACCACGGCGGAGACCCATGACCGGGCCATGGCCGCAATTCAGGGGCTGAACTTCGTGACCACAGCCGCCTATCTGGCCGCGCTGGCCGGGGATGACGGCCTGCGGGATTTTCTGACTCCCTCCTTTGAGCGCAGATTGGAAGCGGCCCGCAAAATGCTGACGGAAGACGCAGCTCTTTTTGCTGACCTGTTCGAAGCCAACCCCTACAGCCAGGACGCGGTCCGCCAGTTCCGCTCCCACCTGAACATCGCTGCCGGCGGGGACGTAGACGTCCTGGCCCAGCGGGCCGGCTGGTGGTGGCGAAGCTCATGA
- the aroA gene encoding 3-phosphoshikimate 1-carboxyvinyltransferase, which produces MTTQPSPIILQAPASKSLSHRVLIAAALAPGKSRLSNVLESEDLERTRDILALASALIQRDEPGRYTVSGMPRGPQGRQSQDDQEPLVMDVGESGTTCRLLTAVLAAGQGAFRIQGRGKMHARPIASLVRALREQGTDVDYLEQQGCPPLLLRAAGLPGGEVSIDLDESSQYLSGLLLAAPLAHAPLTVRIGGSKVVSWPYVGLTLQIMERFGARFQVQSLQDERWTDVPWQAPGNVVPARLRIVVQPGAYQPRDMAVEGDWSNASYFLAAGALSRVPVGLRGLNADSLQGDRAIADILARMGAGVTWKENEVVVAGGRLHGVDLDMGSCPDLVPTVAAVAAQAEGTTTIRNVAHLRIKESDRLDAVVTELTRIGTKATPLEDGMRIEPAPLPAGRRFAFKTYGDHRLAMSLSLLELAGIGVDLDQPSCVAKSFPEFWNRWAELKVGLHAAGQETS; this is translated from the coding sequence ATGACCACACAACCCTCTCCGATCATCCTCCAGGCTCCGGCCTCCAAGTCCCTGTCCCACCGCGTGCTCATCGCCGCGGCCCTGGCTCCGGGCAAATCCCGCCTGTCCAATGTCCTGGAAAGCGAGGACCTCGAACGCACCCGAGACATTCTGGCCCTGGCCTCGGCCCTGATCCAGCGTGACGAACCGGGCCGGTACACGGTCTCCGGCATGCCTCGCGGCCCTCAGGGTCGCCAGAGCCAGGACGACCAGGAACCGCTGGTCATGGACGTGGGCGAATCGGGCACGACCTGCCGTCTGCTGACGGCGGTTTTGGCCGCGGGCCAGGGAGCGTTCCGCATCCAGGGCCGAGGCAAGATGCACGCCCGCCCCATTGCCAGCCTGGTCCGGGCCCTGCGCGAGCAGGGTACGGATGTCGACTACCTGGAACAGCAGGGCTGCCCGCCCCTGCTCCTGCGGGCCGCGGGCCTGCCCGGCGGCGAAGTATCCATCGATCTCGACGAATCCAGCCAGTACCTCTCCGGCCTGCTTTTGGCCGCGCCCTTGGCCCATGCCCCCCTGACCGTCCGGATCGGCGGGAGCAAGGTGGTCTCCTGGCCCTATGTCGGCCTGACGTTGCAGATCATGGAACGGTTCGGGGCACGCTTCCAGGTCCAGAGCCTGCAGGATGAACGCTGGACGGACGTGCCCTGGCAAGCCCCTGGAAATGTGGTTCCCGCACGCCTGCGCATCGTGGTCCAGCCCGGCGCGTATCAGCCCCGGGACATGGCCGTGGAAGGAGACTGGAGCAACGCCTCGTACTTTCTGGCCGCCGGCGCGCTGAGCCGTGTTCCGGTGGGTCTGCGGGGGCTGAACGCCGACTCTCTCCAGGGCGACCGGGCCATCGCGGACATCCTGGCCCGAATGGGCGCCGGGGTCACCTGGAAGGAGAACGAGGTCGTGGTCGCGGGCGGCCGGTTGCATGGCGTGGACCTGGACATGGGCTCCTGCCCCGACCTGGTACCCACGGTGGCGGCCGTTGCGGCCCAGGCCGAGGGAACCACCACCATCCGCAACGTGGCTCATCTGCGCATCAAGGAAAGCGATCGTTTGGACGCCGTGGTCACGGAACTCACCCGTATCGGAACCAAGGCCACTCCCCTGGAAGACGGCATGCGCATCGAGCCGGCGCCTCTTCCCGCGGGTCGGCGCTTCGCCTTCAAGACCTACGGCGACCACCGTTTGGCCATGAGCCTCTCGCTCCTGGAACTGGCCGGAATCGGCGTGGACCTGGACCAGCCGAGCTGCGTGGCCAAATCCTTTCCGGAATTCTGGAACCGCTGGGCCGAACTGAAAGTCGGCTTGCACGCGGCCGGACAGGAGACTTCATGA